One Peterkaempfera bronchialis DNA window includes the following coding sequences:
- a CDS encoding NAD(P)/FAD-dependent oxidoreductase produces MKQVTLPQGPADPRPGGSPPARILIAGGGYVGMYAALRLQRRLHRGEAEITVVEPQPYMTYQPFLPEAAAGSIDPRHVIVPLRRVLHGCTVVTGEITRLDHAARQAQAATPATRSTGDPDLKLPYDLLVAAPGSVSRTLPIPGLAEHGIGFKTVEEAVALRNHVLEQLDIASSTRDPAIREAALTFVFVGGGFAGVEALAELEDMARAAVRYYHNVTAEDLRWILVEATDRILPEVGPELGRYTVSELRGRNIEVRLGTRLESLTDRIVVLSDGSRFAARTLVWTAGVRPAPVLAATDLPTDARGRIRCEPTLRVAGVDDAWSAGDCAAVPDLTRPGEYCAPNAQHAVRQAKVLGDNVLAQLRGEPQTPYRHSSRGAVASLGLHKGVAQVRGRRLTGRPAWLMHRAYHLSRMPTFNRKARVLADWMLAGVSSREIVSLGSLEHPRAEFEAAMGRGTPTAEPRSQPEPPTRPGS; encoded by the coding sequence GTGAAACAGGTCACACTCCCGCAGGGCCCCGCCGACCCCCGGCCAGGAGGCAGCCCGCCCGCCCGCATCCTGATCGCCGGCGGCGGATACGTCGGCATGTACGCCGCGCTGCGCCTGCAACGCCGACTCCACCGAGGCGAGGCCGAGATCACGGTCGTCGAGCCTCAGCCGTACATGACCTACCAGCCGTTTCTGCCCGAGGCCGCCGCCGGCTCCATCGATCCGCGCCATGTGATCGTCCCGCTCCGCCGGGTGCTCCACGGCTGCACCGTCGTCACCGGCGAGATCACCCGGCTGGACCACGCGGCCCGCCAGGCCCAGGCCGCCACCCCCGCCACCCGCTCCACCGGCGACCCCGACCTGAAACTGCCCTACGACCTGCTGGTGGCAGCCCCCGGCTCGGTCTCCCGGACGCTCCCCATCCCCGGTCTCGCCGAACACGGCATCGGCTTCAAGACCGTCGAGGAGGCCGTGGCCCTGCGCAACCACGTCCTGGAGCAACTCGACATCGCCTCCTCCACCCGGGACCCGGCCATCCGCGAGGCGGCCCTCACCTTCGTCTTCGTCGGCGGCGGCTTCGCGGGCGTCGAGGCGCTCGCCGAACTGGAGGACATGGCCCGCGCCGCCGTCCGCTATTACCACAACGTCACCGCCGAGGACCTGCGCTGGATCCTGGTGGAGGCCACCGACCGCATCCTCCCCGAAGTCGGCCCGGAACTCGGCCGCTACACCGTCTCCGAACTGCGCGGCCGCAACATCGAGGTGCGCCTCGGCACCCGCCTGGAATCCCTCACCGACCGGATCGTCGTCCTCTCCGACGGCAGCCGGTTCGCCGCCCGCACCCTCGTCTGGACCGCCGGAGTCCGCCCCGCCCCCGTCCTCGCCGCCACCGACCTCCCCACCGACGCACGCGGCCGCATCCGCTGCGAACCCACCCTCCGAGTGGCCGGGGTCGACGACGCCTGGTCGGCCGGCGACTGCGCCGCCGTCCCCGACCTCACCCGTCCGGGCGAGTACTGCGCCCCGAACGCGCAGCACGCCGTCCGGCAGGCCAAGGTGCTCGGCGACAATGTGCTGGCCCAGCTGCGCGGCGAGCCGCAGACGCCCTACCGCCACTCCTCCCGGGGCGCGGTGGCCTCCCTCGGTCTGCACAAGGGCGTGGCGCAGGTCCGTGGCCGCCGACTCACCGGACGCCCCGCCTGGCTGATGCACCGCGCCTACCACCTCAGCCGGATGCCGACCTTCAACCGCAAGGCACGGGTGCTGGCCGACTGGATGCTGGCAGGCGTCTCCTCGCGCGAGATCGTCTCGCTCGGCTCGCTCGAACACCCACGCGCCGAGTTCGAGGCCGCCATGGGGCGCGGCACGCCCACCGCCGAGCCCCGGTCGCAACCCGAACCACCGACCCGGCCGGGCAGCTGA
- a CDS encoding TetR/AcrR family transcriptional regulator yields the protein MDARRNLESVLRAAREVFGELGYGAPMEEVARRAGVGVGTVYRRFPSKEVLVRRIAAEEVGWLTAQAQEALRGDSAPWEALAGCLSRAVATGAGRLLPPETFRCAEQLSRAGGSPSSGEVPAGAVGAAGTAGSAGAVSAEGGDGFALIAGVPVVRVPEQGPGHPAGGETAEEGPEAWGDADPTVLLRLLGALVERADAVGELRPGVTVADVVLVLTAAVPAQLGAGGGAADRPNGPGSPTDRLLRILLNGLRAG from the coding sequence GTGGATGCGCGGCGCAATCTGGAGAGCGTGCTGCGGGCTGCCCGTGAGGTGTTCGGGGAGTTGGGCTACGGGGCACCCATGGAGGAGGTCGCCCGGCGGGCCGGGGTGGGCGTCGGCACGGTCTACCGCCGCTTCCCCAGCAAGGAGGTGCTGGTGCGGCGGATCGCGGCGGAGGAGGTCGGCTGGCTCACGGCGCAGGCGCAGGAGGCGCTGCGCGGCGACTCCGCCCCCTGGGAGGCGCTGGCGGGTTGTCTCTCGCGGGCGGTGGCCACCGGGGCAGGACGGCTGCTGCCGCCGGAGACGTTCCGCTGTGCGGAGCAGTTGTCGCGGGCGGGCGGTTCGCCGTCTAGCGGAGAGGTCCCGGCCGGGGCGGTAGGGGCAGCGGGAACGGCAGGGTCAGCGGGGGCGGTGTCGGCGGAGGGCGGGGACGGGTTCGCCCTGATCGCGGGTGTGCCGGTGGTGCGGGTGCCGGAGCAGGGCCCCGGGCACCCGGCGGGCGGCGAGACGGCGGAGGAGGGCCCCGAGGCATGGGGCGACGCCGATCCAACGGTGCTGCTGCGACTGCTGGGCGCGCTGGTGGAACGGGCCGATGCGGTCGGTGAGTTGCGGCCCGGGGTCACCGTGGCGGATGTGGTGCTGGTGCTGACCGCTGCGGTGCCGGCCCAGCTCGGGGCGGGCGGCGGGGCGGCGGACCGGCCCAATGGGCCGGGCTCTCCCACCGACCGGCTGCTGCGCATTCTGCTCAATGGGCTGCGGGCGGGCTGA
- a CDS encoding sigma-70 family RNA polymerase sigma factor, whose product MSTEERDGSGHGGEGPPQDGRNDGLGHSRNDGRVDGPHQPVPGQVPGQGWAPDQETLAASGGAAGSARVPGQAPAGFGGVTSAAAAPKAGTAGNAPAVPAPADPVDGELPPSDAELTARVREGDDGAYEELYRRHADAVRRYARTCCRDNFTAEDLAGEVFARTLQALRSGRGPDVAVRAYLLTAVRNIAAAWTRSERREQLVEDFTAFTATSAVKQPAEVTDPGADTWAMAMADRRMVLRAFVALPEDDRVVLWHTEVERESPKQVAVLLGKTANATAVQAHRARDRLATAFLQAHVSSVQEETCRRHADRLGAYARGSLRKRASAEVSAHLKECDRCSAAYLELVDLNTGLRAVLPGGVLVWVGAGYFTAAAAAAAVGAGAAAGAVGGAGAGGAGGAGAGGAAGGRAVGRRGPSARGWGWQPRPRWRRLPWWRPGLSWRTRSRAARLLLPHRRGRCRRRLRRRP is encoded by the coding sequence GTGAGCACTGAGGAACGGGACGGGTCCGGCCACGGCGGCGAGGGCCCCCCGCAGGACGGCCGGAACGACGGCCTCGGCCACAGCCGGAACGACGGCCGGGTCGACGGGCCGCACCAGCCCGTCCCCGGGCAGGTGCCCGGGCAGGGTTGGGCGCCGGATCAGGAGACCCTGGCCGCCTCCGGAGGCGCTGCCGGGTCGGCGCGGGTTCCGGGTCAGGCGCCCGCCGGATTCGGCGGGGTGACCTCGGCGGCGGCCGCACCCAAGGCGGGCACGGCCGGAAACGCACCCGCCGTACCGGCACCGGCCGATCCGGTGGACGGTGAACTGCCGCCGTCCGACGCCGAGTTGACGGCTCGGGTGCGCGAGGGCGACGACGGGGCGTACGAGGAGCTGTACCGGCGCCATGCCGATGCCGTGCGCCGTTACGCCCGCACCTGCTGCCGGGACAACTTCACCGCCGAGGACCTGGCCGGCGAGGTCTTCGCCCGCACCTTGCAGGCGCTGCGGTCCGGGCGGGGGCCGGATGTCGCGGTACGCGCGTATCTGCTGACGGCGGTACGCAACATCGCGGCCGCGTGGACGCGCAGCGAGCGGCGTGAGCAACTGGTCGAGGACTTCACCGCGTTCACGGCCACCTCGGCCGTGAAGCAGCCGGCGGAGGTCACCGATCCCGGTGCGGACACCTGGGCGATGGCGATGGCCGACCGGCGGATGGTGCTGCGGGCCTTTGTGGCGCTGCCGGAGGACGACCGGGTGGTGCTGTGGCACACCGAGGTCGAGCGGGAGTCGCCCAAGCAGGTGGCGGTACTGCTCGGCAAGACGGCCAACGCCACCGCCGTACAGGCCCATCGGGCGCGTGACCGGCTGGCCACGGCGTTCCTCCAGGCGCATGTCTCCTCGGTCCAGGAGGAGACCTGCCGTCGGCATGCCGACCGGCTGGGGGCCTATGCCCGGGGTTCGCTGCGCAAGCGGGCGTCGGCGGAGGTGAGTGCCCACCTCAAGGAGTGCGACCGCTGCTCGGCCGCGTACCTGGAGCTGGTGGACCTCAACACCGGCCTGCGGGCGGTGCTGCCCGGCGGGGTGCTCGTCTGGGTCGGCGCCGGGTACTTCACGGCGGCTGCGGCTGCGGCTGCCGTGGGGGCCGGGGCGGCGGCGGGTGCGGTCGGCGGGGCTGGTGCGGGTGGGGCTGGTGGGGCTGGTGCTGGTGGTGCCGCCGGGGGTCGGGCGGTGGGGCGGCGGGGGCCGTCGGCGAGGGGCTGGGGGTGGCAGCCAAGGCCGCGGTGGCGGCGACTGCCGTGGTGGCGGCCGGGGCTGTCCTGGCGTACGCGCTCTCGGGCAGCACGGCTCCTGCTCCCCCACCGGCGCGGGCGGTGCCGCAGGCGGCTCCGTCGCCGACCGTGA